The following are encoded in a window of Parus major isolate Abel chromosome 22, Parus_major1.1, whole genome shotgun sequence genomic DNA:
- the AP3M2 gene encoding AP-3 complex subunit mu-2 codes for MIHSLFLINASGDIFLEKHWKSVVSRSVCDYFFEAQERASEAENVPPVIPTPHHYLLSVYRHKIFFVAVIQSEVPPLFVIEFLHRVVDTFQDYFGVCSEVIIKDNVVVVYEVLEEMLDNGFPLATESNILKELIKPPTILRTVVNTITGSTNVGDQLPTGQLSVVPWRRTGVKYTNNEAYFDVIEEIDAIIDKSGSTITAEIQGVIDACVKLTGMPDLTLSFMNPRLLDDVSFHPCVRFKRWESERILSFIPPDGNFRLLSYHVSAQNLVAIPVYVKHNISFRDGSSLGRFEITVGPKQTMGKTVEGVMVTSQMPKSVLNMTLTPSQGTHVFDPVTKLLSWDVGKINPQKLPSLKGSVSLQAGTSKPDENPTINLQFKIQQLAISGLKVNRLDMYGEKYKPFKGIKYMTKAGKFQVRT; via the exons TTCCTGATCAACGCCTCGGGGGACATCTTTCTGGAGAAGCACTGGAAGAGCGTCGTCAGCCGCTCCGTCTGTGACTACTTCTTTGAGGCACAGGAACGGGCCTCGGAGGCGGAGAACGTGCCGCCGGTGATCCCCACGCCTCACCACTACCTCCTTAGCGTTTACCGCCATAAGATCTTCTTCGTGGCCGTCATTCAGAGTGAGGTGCCGCCGCTCTTCGTCATCGAGTTCCTGCACCGTGTCGTGGACACGTTCCAG GATTATTTTGGTGTCTGTTCAGAGGTAATAATCAAGGACAATGTTGTGGTGGTTTATgaggtgctggaggagatgCTGGACAATGGCTTTCCATTGGCAACAGAGTCTAATATTCTTAAGGAACTGATAAAGCCTCCTACTATTCTCCGAACAGTCGTCAACACCATCACAG gaaGCACTAATGTGGGTGACCAGCTTCCCACTGGACAGCTCTCTGTGGTGCCTTGGAGACGTACTGGTGTAAAATATACCAACAATGAGGCCTATTTTGATGTGATTGAGGAGATAGATGCAATCATTGACAAATCGG GTTCCACAATTACTGCTGAAATACAAGGAGTGATTGATGCTTGTGTCAAGCTGACTGGGATGCCAGACCTTACCCTCTCCTTTATG aacCCTCGGTTATTGGATGATGTCAGCTTTCACCCATGTGTGCGTTTTAAGCGCTGGGAGTCAGAGAGAATACTCTCCTTCATTCCACCTGATGGAAATTTCCGCTTGCTGTCCTACCATGTCAGTGCTCAGAA CCTTGTGGCAATTCCTGTCTACGTTAAGCATAACATCAGTTTTCGTGATGGCAGCTCATTGGGACGGTTTGAGATCACAGTGGGGCCAAAGCAGACTATGGGGAAGACTGTAGAGGGAGTGATGGTCACTAGCCAGATGCCAAAAAGTGTCTTAAATATGACCCTTacaccctcccagggaacacaTGTCTTTGATCCGGTTACAAAG TTACTGTCATGGGATGTTGGGAAAATAAACCCCCAGAAACTGCCAAGTCTGAAAGGGAGCGTGAGCCTGCAAGCTGGGACATCGAAACCAGATGAAAATCCCACCATTAACCTGCAGtttaaaattcagcagctgGCTATATCTG GACTGAAGGTGAATCGCCTGGACATGTATGGGGAGAAGTACAAGCCATTCAAGGGGATAAAATACATGACTAAGGCTGGCAAGTTCCAAGTCCGAACCTAG
- the PLAT gene encoding tissue-type plasminogen activator isoform X2: MEGKLPCLLVLVGAIMTAQCQGLHVRFKRGARSRACTRNKCYNGGQCSQAYYSPQLFICQCHQGFSGKQCEIDTEVKCYKDTGVTYRGTWSMTESGTECLNWNSNGLVDWMYSGQRADAAELGLGNHNYCRNPDEDSRPWCYIYKGGRYAWEHCSVPSCSKVRNTNCRSGRGTDYRGSHSVTSSGATCLKWNSQILVNKLYTAWRRDAYRLGLGSHNFCRNPDNDSKPWCHVLKGNRLTWEYCNVPTCSTCGLRQRRVRQYRIKGGSYTDIAAHPWQAAIFVKYHRVPGEHFLCGGILISSCWVLSAAHCFEEGFSTNQLKIVLGRTSRATPEENEQKFQVKKYTVHQRFDSENFNNDIALLQLNSDAEDCAVETSTVRAACLPMPELQLPDWTECEISGYGKNEEFSPFYSEHLKEGHVRLFPASRCTAQYLDNRTVTDNMLCAGDTRNLDDACKGDSGGPLVCMKDDRMYLIGIISWGIGCGRKDIPGVYTNVNRYLDWIQDTMKL, from the exons ATGGAAGGCAAACTCCCATGTCTTCTTGTGCTGGTGGGAGCAATTATGACTGCCCAGTGCCAG GGCTTACACGTGCGTTTCAAACGTGGAGCCAGATCTAGAG CCTGCACTAGAAATAAATGCTACAATGGGGGCCAATGTTCACAGGCATATTACTCCCCACAGCTCTTCATCTGCCAGTGCCACCAAGGTTTCTCGGGGAAGCAGTGTGAAATAG ACACTGAAGTTAAATGCTACAAAGACACTGGAGTAACATATAGGGGTACCTGGAGCATGACAGAGAGTGGAACTGAATGTTTAAATTGGAATAGCAATGGCTTGGTGGACTGGATGTACAGTGGCCAAAGAGCggatgctgctgagctgggattgGGCAATCACAACTATTGCAG AAACCCAGATGAGGATTCCAGACCTTGGTGCTATATCTACAAAGGGGGAAGGTACGCCTGGGAGCACTGCAGTGTGCCCTCCTGTTCAAAAG TTAGGAACACCAACTGCAGATCTGGACGAGGCACAGATTACCGTGGCAGCCACAGTGTTACCAGTTCTGGAGCTACCTGTTTGAAGTGGAATTCTCAAATCCTTGTCAACAAGCTATATACTGCTTGGAGAAGAGATGCTTACCGGCTGGGTCTTGGTAGTCACAATTTCTGCAG GAATCCTGATAATGACAGCAAGCCCTGGTGCCATGTCCTGAAAGGAAATCGGCTCACATGGGAGTACTGCAATGTGCCTACTTGCT CCACCTGTGGCTTACGGCAGCGCAGAGTACGCCAGTACAGGATTAAAGGTGGTTCCTACACAGACATTGCAGCTCACCCATGGCAAGCTGCCATCTTTGTGAAGTATCACCGCGTGCCTGGAGAGCACTTCCTCTGTGGAGGAATTCTGATCAgttcctgctgggttttgtcAGCTGCTCACTGTTTTGAAGAAGG CTTTAGTACAAATCAGCTGAAGATTGTGCTGGGTAGGACTTCCCGAGCAACTCCCGAGGAAAATGAACAGAAGTTTCAAGTGAAGAAGTACACTGTGCATCAGAGATTTGACTCAGAAAATTTCAACAATGATATTG cTCTATTGCAGTTGAATTCAGATGCAGAAGACTGTGCTGTTGAAACAAGCACTGTCCGTGCTGCCTGCCTCCCcatgccagagctgcagctgcctgactGGACTGAATGTGAGATCTCTGGttatggaaaaaatgaagaat tttctccATTCTATTCAGAGCACCTGAAGGAAGGCCATGTCAGATTGTTCCCAGCCAGTCGGTGCACAGCACAGTATCTAGATAACCGGACAGTTACAGACAATATGTTATGTGCAGGAGATACAAGAAACCTTGATGATGCCTGCAAG GGTGACTCTGGAGGACCTCTGGTCTGTATGAAGGATGATCGTATGTATCTGATTGGAATCATCAGCTGGGGAATAGGCTGTGGCCGCAAAGACATACCTGGTGTTTATACAAATGTGAATCGTTATCTTGACTGGATTCAGGACACCATGAAactctga
- the PLAT gene encoding tissue-type plasminogen activator isoform X1, which produces MEGKLPCLLVLVGAIMTAQCQGLHVRFKRGARSRAICTDNSSAEIYQPRGTWLRLSGSRIEYCRCDSGQSRCHTVPVRACTRNKCYNGGQCSQAYYSPQLFICQCHQGFSGKQCEIDTEVKCYKDTGVTYRGTWSMTESGTECLNWNSNGLVDWMYSGQRADAAELGLGNHNYCRNPDEDSRPWCYIYKGGRYAWEHCSVPSCSKVRNTNCRSGRGTDYRGSHSVTSSGATCLKWNSQILVNKLYTAWRRDAYRLGLGSHNFCRNPDNDSKPWCHVLKGNRLTWEYCNVPTCSTCGLRQRRVRQYRIKGGSYTDIAAHPWQAAIFVKYHRVPGEHFLCGGILISSCWVLSAAHCFEEGFSTNQLKIVLGRTSRATPEENEQKFQVKKYTVHQRFDSENFNNDIALLQLNSDAEDCAVETSTVRAACLPMPELQLPDWTECEISGYGKNEEFSPFYSEHLKEGHVRLFPASRCTAQYLDNRTVTDNMLCAGDTRNLDDACKGDSGGPLVCMKDDRMYLIGIISWGIGCGRKDIPGVYTNVNRYLDWIQDTMKL; this is translated from the exons ATGGAAGGCAAACTCCCATGTCTTCTTGTGCTGGTGGGAGCAATTATGACTGCCCAGTGCCAG GGCTTACACGTGCGTTTCAAACGTGGAGCCAGATCTAGAG CCATTTGCACAGATAATTCATCTGCAGAAATTTACCAACCCAGGGGGACCTGGCTGAGGCTTTCAGGGAGCAGAATAGAATACTGTAGGTGTGACAGTGGTCAGAGTCGCTGCCACACTGTGCCTGTCAGAG CCTGCACTAGAAATAAATGCTACAATGGGGGCCAATGTTCACAGGCATATTACTCCCCACAGCTCTTCATCTGCCAGTGCCACCAAGGTTTCTCGGGGAAGCAGTGTGAAATAG ACACTGAAGTTAAATGCTACAAAGACACTGGAGTAACATATAGGGGTACCTGGAGCATGACAGAGAGTGGAACTGAATGTTTAAATTGGAATAGCAATGGCTTGGTGGACTGGATGTACAGTGGCCAAAGAGCggatgctgctgagctgggattgGGCAATCACAACTATTGCAG AAACCCAGATGAGGATTCCAGACCTTGGTGCTATATCTACAAAGGGGGAAGGTACGCCTGGGAGCACTGCAGTGTGCCCTCCTGTTCAAAAG TTAGGAACACCAACTGCAGATCTGGACGAGGCACAGATTACCGTGGCAGCCACAGTGTTACCAGTTCTGGAGCTACCTGTTTGAAGTGGAATTCTCAAATCCTTGTCAACAAGCTATATACTGCTTGGAGAAGAGATGCTTACCGGCTGGGTCTTGGTAGTCACAATTTCTGCAG GAATCCTGATAATGACAGCAAGCCCTGGTGCCATGTCCTGAAAGGAAATCGGCTCACATGGGAGTACTGCAATGTGCCTACTTGCT CCACCTGTGGCTTACGGCAGCGCAGAGTACGCCAGTACAGGATTAAAGGTGGTTCCTACACAGACATTGCAGCTCACCCATGGCAAGCTGCCATCTTTGTGAAGTATCACCGCGTGCCTGGAGAGCACTTCCTCTGTGGAGGAATTCTGATCAgttcctgctgggttttgtcAGCTGCTCACTGTTTTGAAGAAGG CTTTAGTACAAATCAGCTGAAGATTGTGCTGGGTAGGACTTCCCGAGCAACTCCCGAGGAAAATGAACAGAAGTTTCAAGTGAAGAAGTACACTGTGCATCAGAGATTTGACTCAGAAAATTTCAACAATGATATTG cTCTATTGCAGTTGAATTCAGATGCAGAAGACTGTGCTGTTGAAACAAGCACTGTCCGTGCTGCCTGCCTCCCcatgccagagctgcagctgcctgactGGACTGAATGTGAGATCTCTGGttatggaaaaaatgaagaat tttctccATTCTATTCAGAGCACCTGAAGGAAGGCCATGTCAGATTGTTCCCAGCCAGTCGGTGCACAGCACAGTATCTAGATAACCGGACAGTTACAGACAATATGTTATGTGCAGGAGATACAAGAAACCTTGATGATGCCTGCAAG GGTGACTCTGGAGGACCTCTGGTCTGTATGAAGGATGATCGTATGTATCTGATTGGAATCATCAGCTGGGGAATAGGCTGTGGCCGCAAAGACATACCTGGTGTTTATACAAATGTGAATCGTTATCTTGACTGGATTCAGGACACCATGAAactctga